From a single Mycolicibacterium mengxianglii genomic region:
- the pdxH gene encoding pyridoxamine 5'-phosphate oxidase, which produces MRVEYGSVEKDKSPDLDSNWLDNGWLALLRKWIADAENAGVAEPNAMVLATVRAGRPVSRTVLCKGVDQTGVTFFTNYDSDKGDELATTPYAAITFPWYQLGRQVHVRGPVSKVERAVTEDYWSHRPRGSQLGAWASQQSHPIESRAALMAQLAEVTARFADQSHIPAPPNWGGYLLTAEVVEFWQGREDRVHNRIRVRPQDGRIERLQP; this is translated from the coding sequence ATGCGGGTGGAATACGGGTCGGTGGAGAAGGACAAAAGCCCGGATCTCGACAGCAACTGGCTCGACAACGGTTGGCTTGCCTTGCTGCGCAAGTGGATTGCCGACGCCGAAAACGCCGGGGTCGCCGAGCCCAATGCCATGGTGCTCGCCACGGTCCGCGCCGGACGGCCGGTGAGCCGGACCGTGCTCTGCAAAGGCGTCGACCAGACTGGCGTCACGTTCTTCACCAACTACGACTCCGACAAGGGTGACGAGCTCGCCACGACGCCCTACGCGGCGATCACCTTTCCCTGGTATCAGCTGGGTCGGCAGGTGCACGTCCGCGGACCGGTGAGCAAGGTCGAGCGCGCGGTCACCGAGGACTACTGGTCGCATCGGCCCCGTGGCTCCCAGCTGGGAGCGTGGGCGTCCCAGCAGTCGCACCCGATCGAGTCACGGGCCGCGCTGATGGCCCAGCTTGCCGAGGTCACAGCACGGTTCGCCGACCAGTCGCACATCCCCGCACCGCCGAACTGGGGTGGCTACCTGCTGACCGCCGAGGTGGTGGAGTTCTGGCAGGGCCGGGAAGACCGGGTACACAACCGCATTCGGGTCAGACCGCAGGACGGGCGGATCGAGCGTTTACAGCCGTGA
- a CDS encoding DUF2630 family protein, whose product MAKDEEILAEVHKLVAEEKELREKLQHKEIDTSEEHQRLRAVEVQLDQCWDLLRQRRALRDSGADPGAAQVRPAEEVEGYLN is encoded by the coding sequence GTGGCCAAAGACGAAGAGATCCTCGCCGAAGTGCACAAGCTCGTCGCCGAGGAAAAAGAGCTGCGCGAAAAGCTGCAGCACAAGGAAATCGACACCTCCGAAGAGCACCAGCGGTTGCGCGCCGTCGAAGTCCAGCTGGATCAGTGCTGGGATCTGCTGCGGCAACGGCGCGCCCTGCGCGACAGCGGTGCCGACCCGGGCGCGGCGCAGGTGCGTCCGGCCGAGGAGGTCGAGGGCTACCTGAACTGA
- a CDS encoding citrate synthase translates to MASSTSPDSSQDTATLKYPGGEIDLEIVHATDGDDGIALGSLLSKTGYTTYDGGFVNTASTKSAITYIDGDAGILRYRGIPIEQLAEKSTFIEVSYLLIYGELPTPEQLEKFSTHIQRHTLLHEDLKRFFDGFPRNAHPMPVLSSAVNALSAYYQDSLDPFDPEQVELSTIRLLAKLPTIAAYAYKKSEGQPFLYPDNSLTLVENFLRMTFGFPAEPYEVDPEIVRALDMLFILHADHEQNCSTSTVRLVGSSQANLFTSISGGINALWGPLHGGANQAVLEMLSKIQQDGGDVENFVKKVKDREDGVKLMGFGHRVYKNYDPRARIVKEQADKILGKIGVQDPLLDIAKELEEIALTDDFFVERKLYPNVDYYTGVIYRAMGFPTRMFTVLFALGRLPGWIAHWREMHAEPNKIGRPRQIYTGYTERDYVTMDER, encoded by the coding sequence GTGGCCAGCAGTACATCCCCAGATTCATCCCAGGACACCGCCACTCTGAAGTACCCGGGCGGCGAGATCGACCTGGAGATCGTGCATGCAACCGACGGTGACGACGGCATCGCCCTAGGGTCGCTGTTGTCCAAGACGGGCTACACGACTTACGACGGCGGCTTCGTCAACACCGCATCGACGAAATCTGCGATCACCTACATCGACGGCGACGCCGGCATCCTGCGTTACCGGGGCATCCCGATCGAGCAGTTGGCCGAGAAGTCGACCTTCATCGAGGTCAGCTATCTCCTGATCTACGGAGAGCTGCCCACCCCCGAGCAACTGGAGAAGTTCAGCACCCACATCCAGCGCCATACGCTGCTGCACGAGGACCTCAAGCGGTTCTTCGACGGGTTCCCGCGCAACGCGCACCCGATGCCGGTGCTCTCCAGTGCGGTCAACGCTTTGAGCGCGTATTACCAGGATTCGTTGGATCCGTTCGATCCCGAGCAGGTCGAGCTGTCCACCATTCGCCTGTTGGCCAAACTGCCGACCATCGCGGCGTACGCCTACAAGAAGTCCGAGGGCCAGCCGTTCCTCTACCCGGACAACTCCCTCACGCTGGTGGAGAACTTCCTGCGGATGACGTTCGGGTTCCCGGCCGAGCCCTACGAGGTCGACCCGGAGATCGTGCGGGCGCTCGACATGCTGTTCATCCTGCATGCCGACCACGAGCAGAACTGCTCGACCTCGACGGTCCGGCTGGTCGGTTCGTCGCAGGCCAACCTGTTCACCTCGATCTCCGGCGGTATCAACGCGCTGTGGGGCCCGCTGCACGGTGGCGCCAACCAGGCGGTGCTGGAGATGCTCTCGAAGATCCAACAAGACGGTGGCGACGTCGAGAACTTCGTCAAGAAGGTGAAGGACCGCGAGGACGGCGTGAAGCTCATGGGCTTCGGGCACCGCGTGTACAAGAATTACGATCCCCGCGCCCGCATCGTCAAGGAGCAGGCGGACAAGATCCTCGGCAAGATCGGCGTGCAGGACCCGCTGCTCGACATTGCCAAGGAGCTCGAGGAGATCGCCCTGACCGACGATTTCTTCGTGGAGCGCAAGCTCTACCCGAACGTCGACTACTACACCGGTGTGATCTACCGGGCGATGGGCTTCCCGACGCGGATGTTCACCGTGCTGTTCGCCCTGGGCCGGCTGCCCGGCTGGATCGCCCACTGGCGTGAGATGCACGCCGAGCCCAACAAGATCGGCCGGCCGCGCCAGATCTACACCGGGTACACCGAGCGGGACTACGTGACGATGGACGAGCGCTAG
- a CDS encoding MFS transporter: MRLFADTTPLRHRDFRRLWWAGIPTVIGANLTIFAVPVQVYTLTHSSAYVGLAGLFALLPLIVFGLWGGALADAMDRRLLLIIASCGLAVSSLLLWGQAALHLNNVWVVLSLLAVQQAFFAVNSPTRSAAIPRMLPAHQIAAANSLNMTVAQAGAIVGPLLAGLMLAWVDLSTLYLLDALTCLLPIWATFRLAAMPATESPGVQGSSRWGFAAVLDGFRYLAGNTVVLMSFVVDLIAMIFGMPRALFPQMAHESFGGPVDGGTTMALLAAAMSVGAVAGGVFSGWLPRIRRQGLAVVSAIVVWGLAVTGFGVAAGFAAGRAGALLWVAVACLAVGGAADMVSSAFRNTILLQAASDELRGRLQGVFLVVVAGGPRIADALHGAAAASAGTAVAAAGGGVLVVVGVVIAALVVPAFVRYRVGIRLETEESAADKV, translated from the coding sequence GTGAGGCTGTTCGCAGACACCACGCCCTTACGCCATCGAGATTTCCGCCGGCTGTGGTGGGCGGGGATTCCCACCGTCATCGGGGCCAACCTCACCATCTTCGCGGTCCCGGTGCAGGTCTACACGCTCACCCACAGCTCGGCCTACGTCGGGTTGGCGGGGCTGTTCGCGCTGTTGCCACTGATCGTGTTCGGGCTGTGGGGCGGCGCGCTGGCCGACGCGATGGACCGGCGCCTGCTGCTGATCATCGCGTCCTGCGGCCTGGCGGTGTCCTCACTGCTGCTGTGGGGGCAGGCGGCGCTGCATCTGAACAACGTGTGGGTGGTGCTGAGCCTGTTGGCGGTGCAGCAGGCATTCTTCGCAGTCAATTCGCCGACCCGGTCGGCCGCCATTCCGCGGATGCTGCCCGCTCACCAGATCGCCGCAGCCAATTCGCTGAACATGACCGTGGCCCAGGCCGGTGCGATCGTGGGCCCGCTGCTGGCCGGGCTGATGCTCGCCTGGGTGGATCTGTCGACGCTTTATCTGCTCGATGCGCTGACATGCCTGTTACCGATCTGGGCCACCTTCCGGCTGGCGGCGATGCCTGCGACGGAGAGTCCCGGTGTCCAGGGGTCGTCGCGGTGGGGTTTTGCCGCGGTGCTGGACGGGTTCCGGTACCTGGCCGGAAACACCGTGGTGTTGATGTCGTTCGTGGTGGACCTGATCGCGATGATCTTCGGCATGCCCCGGGCACTGTTCCCGCAGATGGCGCATGAGAGCTTCGGCGGCCCGGTCGACGGCGGTACCACGATGGCACTGCTGGCCGCGGCGATGTCGGTGGGTGCGGTGGCCGGCGGAGTCTTCTCCGGGTGGCTGCCCCGGATCCGCAGGCAGGGGTTGGCGGTCGTGTCCGCCATCGTCGTCTGGGGGCTGGCAGTCACGGGGTTCGGTGTCGCGGCCGGGTTCGCCGCGGGCCGCGCCGGCGCACTGCTGTGGGTGGCGGTGGCCTGTCTGGCGGTCGGTGGGGCCGCTGACATGGTGTCGTCGGCGTTCCGCAACACGATTCTGTTGCAGGCGGCTTCCGACGAGCTGCGCGGCCGGTTGCAGGGAGTCTTCCTGGTGGTCGTTGCCGGCGGTCCGCGGATCGCTGACGCGCTCCACGGTGCAGCCGCGGCGTCGGCAGGCACCGCGGTTGCGGCTGCCGGCGGCGGCGTGCTGGTGGTGGTGGGCGTAGTGATTGCCGCACTGGTGGTTCCGGCCTTCGTGCGCTACCGCGTGGGCATCCGGCTGGAGACGGAAGAAAGCGCAGCGGACAAAGTGTGA
- a CDS encoding MarR family winged helix-turn-helix transcriptional regulator produces MPDNNTADAVWRDLARFVFDNRDTWRRAVVEQSGLPFSRIRILRRLARTPLTVKQVAEHATVDAPAATVAVNDLESRGLVTREVDPTNRRSKLVSLTEQGRAVVAALDAIADPAPDGLAALGDDDLTALRRILDKLS; encoded by the coding sequence ATGCCGGACAACAACACAGCTGACGCGGTATGGCGGGACCTGGCCCGCTTCGTCTTCGACAACCGCGACACCTGGCGCCGAGCCGTGGTCGAGCAGTCCGGGCTGCCGTTCTCCCGGATCCGGATCCTGCGGCGGCTGGCCCGCACTCCGCTGACAGTGAAACAGGTCGCCGAACACGCCACCGTGGATGCCCCCGCGGCCACCGTGGCCGTCAACGACCTGGAATCACGTGGGTTGGTCACCCGAGAGGTCGACCCGACGAACCGGCGCTCGAAACTGGTGTCGCTGACCGAGCAGGGCCGGGCCGTTGTCGCCGCCCTGGACGCAATAGCCGACCCGGCACCAGACGGATTGGCGGCACTCGGTGACGATGACCTCACGGCGCTGCGACGGATCCTGGACAAGTTGTCCTGA
- a CDS encoding citrate synthase 2 — translation MTEVPKDFVPGLAGVVAFSTEIAEPDKDGGALRYRGVDIEDLVREHVTFGDVWALLVDGEFGRGLPPAEPFPLPIHTGDVRVDVQAGLAMLAPIWGYAPLLDISDDTARDQLARSSAMALSYVAQSARGIYRPAVPQRVVDGCQTVTARFMTRWQGEPDPKHVEAIDAYWVSAAEHGMNASTFTARVIASTGADVAASLSGAIGAMSGPLHGGAPARVIPMIEEAERTGDARAVVKAILDGNEKLMGFGHRVYRAEDPRARVLRATAQRLAAPRYEVAAALEQAALAELRERRPDRAIETNVEFWAAVILDFAGVPPKMMPAMFTCGRTAGWCAHILEQKRLGKLVRPSAIYVGPDPRSPEAVTGWDSVVRGSSTPA, via the coding sequence ATGACTGAGGTGCCGAAGGACTTTGTGCCCGGCTTGGCGGGTGTCGTCGCGTTTTCCACCGAGATCGCCGAGCCCGACAAGGACGGTGGCGCCCTGCGGTATCGCGGCGTCGACATCGAAGACCTGGTCCGCGAACACGTCACCTTCGGGGATGTGTGGGCGTTGCTGGTCGACGGCGAGTTCGGTCGCGGGCTGCCGCCGGCAGAACCGTTTCCACTGCCTATCCACACCGGCGACGTCCGCGTCGATGTGCAGGCCGGCCTGGCGATGCTGGCCCCCATCTGGGGCTACGCCCCGCTGCTGGACATCTCCGACGACACCGCCCGCGACCAGCTGGCCAGGTCATCGGCAATGGCCCTGTCGTATGTCGCGCAGTCGGCACGCGGCATCTACCGGCCCGCGGTACCGCAGCGGGTGGTCGACGGATGCCAAACCGTCACAGCGCGTTTCATGACCCGTTGGCAGGGCGAGCCCGACCCCAAGCATGTCGAGGCCATCGACGCCTACTGGGTGTCGGCGGCCGAGCACGGCATGAATGCCTCCACGTTCACCGCCCGGGTCATCGCCTCGACCGGCGCCGATGTGGCCGCCTCGTTGTCGGGTGCGATCGGCGCGATGAGCGGCCCGCTGCACGGCGGTGCCCCCGCCCGGGTGATCCCGATGATCGAAGAGGCCGAGCGCACCGGCGATGCGCGCGCCGTGGTCAAGGCGATTCTCGACGGTAACGAAAAGCTGATGGGCTTCGGGCACCGCGTGTACCGCGCCGAGGATCCCCGCGCCCGGGTGCTACGGGCCACCGCGCAACGTCTGGCTGCGCCGCGGTATGAGGTCGCCGCCGCGCTGGAACAGGCGGCGCTGGCCGAACTGCGGGAGCGCCGGCCCGATCGCGCCATCGAAACGAATGTCGAATTCTGGGCCGCGGTCATCCTCGATTTCGCAGGGGTGCCGCCGAAGATGATGCCGGCGATGTTCACCTGCGGCCGCACCGCCGGATGGTGTGCGCACATCCTCGAGCAGAAGCGGCTCGGCAAGTTGGTCCGGCCTTCGGCGATTTATGTCGGCCCGGATCCGCGCAGTCCGGAGGCGGTCACCGGCTGGGACTCCGTGGTGCGAGGGTCGTCGACACCGGCCTGA
- a CDS encoding TetR/AcrR family transcriptional regulator, translating into MVELGGVRGLGLRERKKQRTKATLIDAAVSLCLAQGYERTTVEQIAAAADVSPRTFSRYFATKDAVVLTLLEDLVAEVADELAGIPFSVPVLEALRSAHVNVLRAVSAGTVPGLSNERIVLMLRLITSTPALRVAATEFRPMTTVHALAERMGSDVADRRVWLVMSLWSSIIVSACGDLVVDGPGIELGSTLMVSRIDAMFDDFLELTGELTR; encoded by the coding sequence GTGGTGGAATTGGGTGGGGTGCGCGGGCTGGGGTTGCGGGAACGCAAGAAGCAGCGCACGAAGGCGACATTGATCGATGCTGCTGTAAGCCTTTGCCTGGCTCAGGGTTACGAGCGCACCACCGTCGAACAGATCGCCGCGGCGGCCGATGTCTCGCCGCGGACCTTCAGCCGGTACTTTGCCACCAAGGACGCCGTGGTGCTGACGTTGCTGGAAGACCTGGTGGCCGAGGTCGCCGACGAATTGGCGGGGATCCCGTTTTCGGTGCCCGTGCTCGAGGCGTTGCGCAGCGCCCACGTCAACGTGCTGCGGGCGGTGTCGGCGGGCACGGTGCCCGGTTTGTCGAACGAGCGGATCGTGCTGATGTTGCGGCTGATCACCTCGACCCCGGCGCTGAGGGTGGCCGCCACCGAGTTCCGGCCGATGACCACCGTGCACGCGCTCGCCGAGCGAATGGGTTCCGACGTGGCCGACCGCAGAGTGTGGTTGGTGATGTCGTTGTGGTCGTCGATCATCGTCTCCGCGTGCGGTGACCTGGTGGTCGACGGTCCCGGAATCGAGTTGGGTTCGACTTTGATGGTGTCGCGGATCGACGCGATGTTCGACGATTTCCTGGAGTTGACCGGCGAGCTGACCCGCTGA
- a CDS encoding FKBP-type peptidyl-prolyl cis-trans isomerase, with protein sequence MSTKPEIEFPDGPAPTELVIEDIVVGDGPEAVPGANVEVHYLGVEYDTGEEFDSSWNRGESIEFPLRGLIQGWQDGIPGMKVGGRRKLTIPPEQAYGPAGGGHRLSGKTLIFVIDLLATR encoded by the coding sequence ATGAGCACAAAACCGGAGATCGAATTCCCCGACGGCCCCGCCCCGACCGAGCTCGTGATCGAGGACATCGTGGTCGGAGACGGCCCTGAGGCGGTGCCCGGTGCCAACGTCGAGGTGCACTACCTGGGGGTGGAGTACGACACCGGAGAAGAGTTCGACAGCTCGTGGAATCGTGGCGAGTCAATCGAATTCCCGTTGCGCGGTCTCATCCAGGGCTGGCAGGACGGCATCCCTGGTATGAAAGTCGGCGGCCGCCGCAAGCTGACGATTCCGCCGGAGCAGGCGTACGGCCCCGCAGGTGGCGGGCACCGGCTTTCCGGCAAGACCCTGATCTTCGTCATCGACCTGCTCGCCACTCGCTGA
- a CDS encoding TetR/AcrR family transcriptional regulator, with amino-acid sequence MADGTASRTPGLRERKKLRTRSTLIDVATELSLRQGYDNTTVDQIAAAAEVSPRTFSRYFPTKDAVIAAIIEDVTEMVAKELAAQPADITEFEALFRAHLGVIRPTGERSVEPSPTFSRLAVLLQIVNSSAQLTVTNFSFRRDSQRLPGVGEIARRMGLPVEHDAVHLVIDTWQVIMNTACLGLGLPGHEPLDPDTMCDRITATYETFCRLQSPWDPGATAEGQPPAGAPKS; translated from the coding sequence GTGGCTGATGGCACCGCGAGCCGGACACCTGGCTTGCGGGAACGCAAGAAACTCCGCACCAGATCGACACTCATCGACGTGGCGACCGAGTTGAGCCTGCGCCAGGGGTATGACAACACCACTGTCGATCAGATCGCCGCTGCCGCCGAGGTGTCACCGCGCACGTTCAGTCGCTATTTCCCGACCAAAGATGCGGTGATCGCCGCCATCATCGAAGACGTCACCGAGATGGTCGCCAAAGAACTGGCGGCGCAACCGGCAGACATCACCGAGTTCGAGGCGTTGTTCCGCGCGCATCTGGGGGTCATCCGGCCCACGGGGGAGCGGTCCGTCGAGCCGTCGCCCACGTTCAGCCGACTCGCGGTGCTGCTCCAGATCGTGAACTCCTCAGCGCAACTGACAGTGACGAATTTCTCGTTCCGCCGGGACAGTCAGCGGCTACCCGGCGTCGGTGAGATCGCTCGCCGGATGGGGCTGCCAGTCGAGCATGACGCCGTTCACCTGGTCATCGACACCTGGCAGGTGATCATGAACACCGCGTGTCTGGGTCTGGGTCTGCCGGGTCATGAGCCACTGGACCCGGACACCATGTGCGACCGGATCACCGCGACGTATGAGACGTTCTGTCGACTGCAGTCGCCCTGGGATCCGGGAGCGACGGCCGAGGGGCAACCCCCCGCAGGCGCACCGAAGTCCTAA
- a CDS encoding MFS transporter: MNKTVEGLSGRRKAIILFSCCLSLLIVSMDATIVNVALPTIRTDLSASASQLQWVLDIYTLVLASLLLLAGATADRFGRRTVFQIGLLVFALGSLLCSLAPSIEMLIAARFLQAVGGSMLNPVAMSIITNVFTGRVERARAIGMWGGVVGISMALGPTVGGALIEYVDWRAVFWLNLPVCALALALTAIFVPQSKSATMRDIDPVGQLLGMAFLFSVIFVLIEGPGLGWVHPATLAVVAAAVVALAAFLRYESRRHDPFIDLRFFRSVPFASATAIAVSAFAAWGAFLFMMALYLQGFRGFSALHTGLLYLPIALGALIFSPLSGRLVGRFGPRPSLLASGLLLTVASVLLTLLGPNTPIWELLVIFAVFGVGFSVVNAPVTNTAVSGMPLDRAGAASAIASTSRQIGVSVGVALCGLLAGSALDSTHGDFGAAARPLWLVLAALGVLIFALGMFSTTKRAQRSAEKLAPLIAGSPSEDGRAHAGQQHS; this comes from the coding sequence ATGAATAAAACCGTTGAGGGGCTGAGTGGGCGCCGCAAGGCGATCATTCTCTTTTCGTGCTGCCTCAGCCTGCTGATCGTGTCGATGGACGCGACGATCGTCAACGTCGCTCTACCGACGATCCGCACGGACCTCTCCGCCTCAGCGTCGCAACTGCAGTGGGTCCTCGACATCTACACACTGGTACTGGCCTCGTTGCTGTTGCTGGCCGGCGCCACCGCCGACCGCTTCGGTCGCCGCACCGTTTTCCAGATCGGGCTGCTGGTCTTCGCACTCGGATCACTGTTGTGCAGCCTCGCTCCGAGCATCGAGATGCTGATCGCGGCCCGCTTCCTGCAGGCCGTCGGCGGCTCCATGCTCAACCCCGTGGCGATGTCGATCATCACCAATGTGTTCACCGGCAGGGTCGAGCGCGCCCGGGCGATCGGCATGTGGGGCGGCGTCGTGGGCATCTCGATGGCGCTGGGCCCCACCGTGGGCGGGGCGCTCATCGAGTACGTGGACTGGCGTGCGGTGTTCTGGCTCAACCTGCCGGTGTGCGCGCTGGCCTTGGCGCTGACGGCGATCTTCGTGCCGCAGAGCAAATCGGCCACCATGCGCGATATCGATCCGGTGGGCCAGCTGCTGGGGATGGCCTTTCTGTTCAGCGTCATCTTCGTACTGATCGAAGGCCCCGGTCTGGGCTGGGTCCACCCGGCAACGCTGGCCGTGGTGGCGGCCGCCGTGGTGGCGCTGGCCGCGTTCCTGCGTTATGAATCGCGGCGCCACGACCCGTTCATCGACCTGCGCTTCTTCCGTAGCGTGCCCTTCGCGTCGGCTACCGCCATCGCGGTGTCCGCGTTTGCTGCCTGGGGCGCGTTCCTGTTCATGATGGCGCTGTACCTGCAGGGCTTCCGTGGGTTCAGTGCACTGCACACCGGCCTGCTGTACCTGCCCATCGCCCTGGGCGCACTGATCTTCTCGCCGCTGTCGGGACGACTGGTCGGACGTTTCGGTCCCCGGCCGTCGCTGCTGGCCTCAGGCCTCCTGCTGACGGTGGCATCGGTACTGCTCACGTTGCTCGGACCGAACACACCCATCTGGGAACTGTTGGTGATCTTCGCCGTCTTCGGTGTCGGTTTCTCGGTGGTCAACGCCCCGGTGACCAACACCGCGGTCAGCGGTATGCCCCTGGACCGTGCCGGCGCTGCTTCGGCGATCGCGTCCACCAGTCGGCAGATCGGGGTGAGTGTCGGTGTGGCACTGTGCGGTTTGCTTGCCGGCTCAGCCCTGGACTCGACCCATGGCGACTTCGGCGCCGCGGCCCGGCCGCTGTGGCTCGTTCTCGCCGCGCTCGGTGTGCTGATCTTCGCGCTCGGGATGTTCTCCACCACCAAGCGTGCGCAGCGCTCCGCCGAGAAGTTGGCACCGCTGATCGCGGGTTCACCCTCAGAAGACGGGAGAGCGCATGCCGGACAACAACACAGCTGA
- a CDS encoding phytoene desaturase family protein yields the protein MAERAHDVVIVGGGHNGLTAAAYLARAGLRVTVLERQDHVGGAAVSARAFAGVDARLSRYSYLVSLLPTRIVEDLGADVRLARRKFSSYTPDPATGGRRGLLIGPPSTFAAVGAAADEAGFDLFYQRTRLVTERLWPTLLQPLPTRAAARRLVAEDPDSAAAWHALIEEPIGTAITAAVRNDLVRGVMATDALIGTFARLDEQSLTQNICLLYHLIGGDWDVPIGGMGAVTGALAAAATDHGAEIVTGADVYRVHPDGSVHYRVDGQSRSAHARFVLVNVTPTVLAGLLGEPAPVSAPGAQLKVNLLLKRLPRLHDQTVAPEQAFGGTFHINETWSQLDTAYTRAADGAIPDPLPCEIYCHSLSDPSILSPQLRAAGAQTLTVFGLHTPHALVSGRDPDQIREQLTEAALASLNSVLAEPIQELLLTDRDGRPCVETKTTADLEGTLAMTAGNIFHGGLSWPFADDDDPLDTPARQWGVATDHERILLCGSGSRRGGAVSGIGGHNAAMAVLAGR from the coding sequence ATGGCAGAGCGGGCTCACGATGTCGTCATCGTCGGCGGCGGGCACAACGGGTTGACCGCCGCCGCATACCTGGCCCGTGCGGGGCTGCGGGTGACGGTCCTCGAACGCCAGGATCACGTGGGTGGGGCCGCGGTCTCGGCTCGGGCCTTCGCCGGCGTGGACGCCCGGTTGTCGCGGTACTCGTATCTGGTCAGTCTGCTGCCCACCCGCATCGTCGAGGACCTGGGTGCGGACGTCCGGTTGGCACGCCGAAAGTTCTCGTCGTACACCCCGGACCCGGCAACCGGCGGACGACGCGGGCTGCTGATCGGTCCGCCGAGCACATTCGCCGCGGTCGGGGCCGCCGCAGACGAGGCCGGGTTCGACTTGTTTTATCAGCGGACCCGGTTGGTGACCGAGCGGCTGTGGCCGACGCTGCTGCAACCCTTGCCGACCCGGGCCGCCGCACGCCGACTGGTGGCCGAAGACCCCGACTCCGCAGCGGCCTGGCACGCGCTGATCGAGGAGCCGATCGGAACCGCGATCACGGCCGCGGTGCGCAACGACCTGGTGCGTGGCGTGATGGCCACCGACGCACTGATCGGCACGTTCGCCCGACTCGACGAGCAGTCCCTGACTCAGAACATCTGCCTGCTGTATCACCTGATCGGCGGCGACTGGGACGTGCCGATCGGCGGCATGGGCGCGGTGACGGGTGCCCTGGCGGCGGCCGCCACGGACCACGGCGCCGAGATCGTCACCGGTGCCGATGTCTACCGGGTACACCCGGACGGCTCGGTGCACTATCGGGTTGACGGTCAAAGTCGCAGTGCGCATGCACGTTTCGTACTGGTGAACGTCACCCCGACAGTGCTGGCGGGCCTGCTCGGAGAGCCGGCACCGGTGTCGGCTCCGGGGGCGCAGCTCAAGGTCAACCTGCTGCTGAAACGGCTCCCCCGGCTGCATGATCAGACCGTGGCACCGGAACAGGCCTTCGGCGGCACCTTTCACATCAACGAGACGTGGAGCCAACTCGACACTGCGTACACGCGCGCCGCCGACGGCGCCATCCCCGACCCACTGCCGTGCGAGATCTACTGCCACTCATTGTCGGATCCGTCCATCCTGTCACCGCAGTTGCGCGCCGCCGGGGCGCAGACGTTGACGGTGTTCGGGTTGCACACCCCGCACGCGCTGGTCTCCGGCCGGGACCCCGACCAGATCCGGGAACAGCTCACCGAGGCTGCCTTGGCGTCGCTGAATTCGGTTCTGGCCGAACCAATTCAAGAGCTGCTGCTGACCGACCGCGACGGCAGACCCTGCGTCGAGACGAAGACCACTGCCGACCTCGAAGGCACGCTCGCGATGACAGCGGGCAACATCTTCCACGGCGGGCTGAGTTGGCCGTTCGCCGATGACGACGATCCACTGGACACCCCGGCGAGGCAATGGGGTGTAGCGACCGACCATGAACGGATCCTGTTGTGCGGCTCAGGTTCTCGGCGCGGCGGGGCGGTGTCCGGTATCGGCGGCCACAACGCGGCGATGGCGGTGCTGGCCGGCCGCTGA
- a CDS encoding SDR family oxidoreductase — MDTTSRSGIVTGASSGIGLAVAEALRQEGFALTLVARDPAKLERAAAQLTATPGPAVHTAAGSLAEETFLEQIVEQHAAAFGALDILVNNAGVAGHRAVSDITADFLDQQLAVNLRAVILLTAKCMPLLKNAVAARNSAQVVNTASNAGKRGEATLASYSASKFGVVGFTEALHDELSTSGIRATAICPGVVDTPMADPYREDIPAATMIAPSDIAEVVRMTTRLSSACIVPEVVLLRPTEWLQTPQ, encoded by the coding sequence ATGGATACAACTTCTCGTAGCGGCATTGTCACCGGCGCCTCCAGCGGAATCGGCTTGGCGGTGGCGGAGGCATTGCGGCAGGAGGGTTTCGCGCTGACGCTGGTCGCGCGGGACCCGGCCAAGCTGGAGCGGGCCGCGGCGCAGCTGACGGCGACGCCGGGGCCGGCGGTCCACACCGCGGCAGGCTCGCTGGCCGAGGAGACGTTCCTGGAGCAGATCGTCGAGCAGCACGCCGCGGCATTCGGCGCGCTGGACATCTTGGTCAACAACGCCGGGGTGGCGGGTCACCGGGCCGTCTCCGACATCACCGCCGATTTCCTCGACCAACAGCTGGCCGTCAACCTTCGGGCCGTCATCCTGCTCACTGCCAAATGCATGCCTCTGCTCAAAAATGCTGTCGCAGCACGTAATTCAGCTCAGGTGGTCAACACCGCCTCGAACGCCGGAAAACGCGGGGAAGCCACCCTGGCCAGCTACTCGGCGTCGAAGTTCGGAGTCGTCGGTTTCACCGAGGCGCTGCATGACGAGCTGTCGACGTCGGGAATCCGGGCCACCGCCATCTGCCCGGGCGTGGTCGACACCCCGATGGCCGACCCGTATCGCGAGGACATCCCCGCTGCCACGATGATCGCGCCCAGCGATATCGCCGAAGTGGTGCGGATGACCACCCGGCTTTCGTCGGCATGCATCGTTCCCGAGGTGGTATTGCTACGGCCCACGGAATGGCTACAGACACCGCAGTAG